One Hordeum vulgare subsp. vulgare chromosome 4H, MorexV3_pseudomolecules_assembly, whole genome shotgun sequence DNA window includes the following coding sequences:
- the LOC123449563 gene encoding probable serine/threonine-protein kinase PBL3, whose amino-acid sequence MGNCMKSTARVDHSMNTSAAYPSKVTSKTSLSSATSASKTNSTRSTFTLPSIRDRSEPPRTEGEILSSSNLKAFLFNDLKNATKNFRPDSLLGEGGFGHVFKGWIDEHTLAPSKPGSGMVVAVKKLKPEGFQGHKEWLTEVNYLGQLHHANLVKLIGYCSDGDNRLLVYEFMPKGSLENHLFRRGADPLSWGIRLKVAIGAAKGLSFLHHAENQVIYRDFKASNILLDSEFNAKLSDFGLAKAGPTGDKTHVSTQVMGTHGYAAPEYIATGRLSAKADVYSFGVVLLELLTGRRALDKSKPGIEQNLVDWAKPHLRDKRRLYRVMDTKLGGQYPKKGAHAVANLALQCICNDAKMRPQISEVLEELEQLQDSKSNLTSPQVDIRRTSNTVPKSPMRGQPSPRRSLGASPAYRTAQVH is encoded by the exons ATGGGGAACTGCATGAAGTCCACGGCCCGGGTGGATCACAGCATGAACACTAGTGCCGCCT ATCCATCGAAAGTGACCAGCAAAACAAGCTTATCATCTGCTACTTCTGCGAGCAAGACCAACTCAACTCGTTCAACGTTTACTCTGCCATCTATAAGAGATCGCAGTGAGCCTCCTCGGACAGAAGGCGAAATCTTGTCATCGTCGAACTTGAAGGCTTTCTTGTTCAATGATCTTAAAAATGCGACCAAGAACTTCCGCCCGGATAGTCTTCTTGGGGAAGGAGGATTTGGGCATGTTTTCAAAGGTTGGATTGATGAACACACTCTTGCTCCTTCGAAACCGGGAAGTGGTATGGTTGTTGCCGTCAAGAAGCTTAAACCAGAAGGTTTCCAAGGGCACAAGGAATGGCTG ACGGAGGTTAACTACCTTGGCCAACTTCACCATGCCAATCTTGTTAAGCTCATTGGTTATTGCTCAGATGGTGATAACAGACTTCTGGTGTATGAGTTCATGCCCAAGGGGAGTTTGGAGAATCATCTGTTCAGAA GAGGTGCTGATCCTTTGTCATGGGGAATAAGGCTTAAAGTTGCTATCGGGGCTGCTAAGGGTTTGTCATTTTTACATCATGCGGAAAACCAAGTTATATATCGTGATTTCAAGGCATCGAACATTCTTCTTGACTCG GAATTCAACGCAAAGCTTTCAGATTTTGGATTAGCGAAAGCTGGTCCAACTGGGGATAAAACTCATGTTTCCACACAAGTGATGGGCACCCACGGATATGCAGCTCCAGAGTATATCGCAACAG GTCGCCTCTCTGCTAAGGCAGACGTCTACAGCTTCGGGGTGGTGTTGCTTGAGCTGCTGACCGGGAGACGAGCCCTGGACAAGTCGAAGCCAGGCATAGAGCAGAACCTAGTAGACTGGGCCAAGCCGCACCTTCGTGACAAGCGCAGGCTGTACCGTGTCATGGACACGAAGCTGGGAGGCCAGTATCCTAAGAAAGGCGCACACGCCGTCGCGAACCTCGCCTTGCAATGCATCTGCAACGACGCCAAGATGCGGCCGCAGATTTCAGAGGTCTTAGAAGAGCTGGAGCAGCTCCAGGACTCCAAAAGCAATTTAACGTCGCCGCAGGTTGACATCCGGAGGACCTCCAACACCGTCCCAAAGTCGCCAATGAGGGGCCAGCCCTCGCCGCGGCGCTCTCTTGGAGCGTCACCGGCATATAGGACTGCGCAGGTTCACTAA
- the LOC123449564 gene encoding 3-dehydroquinate synthase homolog isoform X2 — protein sequence MPHPEIPQRNSMAVSCSSSSSSILGSAKSLACFHTSNLAPQRTARSRLQSIKMRSAPAAPGESKKTVWVWTENRQVMTAAVERGWNTFLFGSKDVGKDWSSTARIHPLFIDGLEIFDEGNQKVATISEISSPSELQLIQPDNVEVQNTVIHFRGDWQVIPAENIVAAFQGCAGTVLAVSTNSTEAQVFLEALEQGLNGVVLKVEDMDDIIKLKDYFDRRNEAKSQLQLTKATVSKVEVVGMGDRVCVDLCSIMRPGEGLLVGSYARGMFLVHSECLETNYIASRPFRVNAGPVHAYVTVPGDKTSYLSELQSGREVIVVDQNGLWRTSIVGRVKIESRPLILVEAKENSGNGTYSIFLQNAETVALIGPDRGSGGRTAIPVTSLKVGDEVLVRKQGGARHTGIEIQEFIVEK from the exons ATGCCCCACCCGGAAATCCCCCAAAGAAATTCGATGGCCGtctcctgctcgtcctcctcttcctccatcCTGGGCTCCGCCAAATCCCTAGCTTGCTTCCACACCTCCAACCTCGCCCCCCAAAGAACAG CCCGCTCGCGCCTACAGTCAATCAAGATGCGCTCTGCTCCGGCTGCGCCAGGGGAGTCAAAGAAGACCGTGTGGGTATGGacagagaaccggcaggtgatgaCGGCAGCCGTAGAGAGGGGCTGGAACACTTTCCTCTTTGGATCCAAAGATGTCGGCAAGGACTGGTCAT CAACTGCTCGCATCCATCCTCTCTTTATTGATGGCTTGGAGATTTTTGATGAGGGGAATCAAAAGGTTGCCACAATTTCTGAAATCTCTTCCCCAAGTGAGCTGCAACTAATACAACCAGACAATGTGGAAGTACAGAACACCGTGATTCACTTCCGAGGTGATTGGCAG GTTATACCAGCAGAAAATATAGTTGCTGCCTTCCAGGGATGTGCGGGAACTGTATTAGCAGTTTCGACAAACTCAACTGAGGCTCAAGTTTTTCTTGAG GCCTTGGAGCAAGGGCTTAATGGAGTTGTACTTAAAGTAGAGGACATGGACGATATTATTAAACTCAAG GATTATTTTGACAGAAGGAACGAGGCAAAGAGCCAGTTACAGTTGACAAAGGCTACTGTATCGAAGGTTGAGGTTGTTGGTATGGGCGATCGTGTTTGTGTGGATCTCTGTAGCATCATGCGACCCGGTGAAGGCCTTCTG GTTGGCTCCTATGCAAGGGGAATGTTCCTTGTTCACTCTGAATGCTTGGAGACAAACTACATTGCTAGCAGACCTTTCAGGGTCAATGCG GGGCCCGTGCATGCATATGTTACAGTCCCTGGGGACAAGACTAGCTACCTCTCAGAGCTGCAATCAGGCAGGGAAGTAATTGTTGTTGATCAAAATGGGTTGTGGCGAACTTCAATTGTCGGCCGCGTGAAAATTGAATCAAGGCCTCTCATCCTTGTAGAAGCAAAG GAGAACTCTGGAAATGGTACATATAGCATTTTCCTGCAAAATGCAGAGACAGTTGCACTTATCGGTCCTGACAGAG GATCTGGTGGAAGGACTGCTATTCCTGTGACTTCACTGAAAGTTGGTGACGAAGTCTTGGTGAGGAAACAGGGCGGCGCCCGTCACACTGGAATAGAGATTCAGGAGTTTATCGTTGAGAAATGA
- the LOC123449564 gene encoding 3-dehydroquinate synthase homolog isoform X3 yields MRSAPAAPGESKKTVWVWTENRQVMTAAVERGWNTFLFGSKDVGKDWSSTARIHPLFIDGLEIFDEGNQKVATISEISSPSELQLIQPDNVEVQNTVIHFRGDWQVIPAENIVAAFQGCAGTVLAVSTNSTEAQVFLEALEQGLNGVVLKVEDMDDIIKLKDYFDRRNEAKSQLQLTKATVSKVEVVGMGDRVCVDLCSIMRPGEGLLVGSYARGMFLVHSECLETNYIASRPFRVNAGPVHAYVTVPGDKTSYLSELQSGREVIVVDQNGLWRTSIVGRVKIESRPLILVEAKENSGNGTYSIFLQNAETVALIGPDRGSGGRTAIPVTSLKVGDEVLVRKQGGARHTGIEIQEFIVEK; encoded by the exons ATGCGCTCTGCTCCGGCTGCGCCAGGGGAGTCAAAGAAGACCGTGTGGGTATGGacagagaaccggcaggtgatgaCGGCAGCCGTAGAGAGGGGCTGGAACACTTTCCTCTTTGGATCCAAAGATGTCGGCAAGGACTGGTCAT CAACTGCTCGCATCCATCCTCTCTTTATTGATGGCTTGGAGATTTTTGATGAGGGGAATCAAAAGGTTGCCACAATTTCTGAAATCTCTTCCCCAAGTGAGCTGCAACTAATACAACCAGACAATGTGGAAGTACAGAACACCGTGATTCACTTCCGAGGTGATTGGCAG GTTATACCAGCAGAAAATATAGTTGCTGCCTTCCAGGGATGTGCGGGAACTGTATTAGCAGTTTCGACAAACTCAACTGAGGCTCAAGTTTTTCTTGAG GCCTTGGAGCAAGGGCTTAATGGAGTTGTACTTAAAGTAGAGGACATGGACGATATTATTAAACTCAAG GATTATTTTGACAGAAGGAACGAGGCAAAGAGCCAGTTACAGTTGACAAAGGCTACTGTATCGAAGGTTGAGGTTGTTGGTATGGGCGATCGTGTTTGTGTGGATCTCTGTAGCATCATGCGACCCGGTGAAGGCCTTCTG GTTGGCTCCTATGCAAGGGGAATGTTCCTTGTTCACTCTGAATGCTTGGAGACAAACTACATTGCTAGCAGACCTTTCAGGGTCAATGCG GGGCCCGTGCATGCATATGTTACAGTCCCTGGGGACAAGACTAGCTACCTCTCAGAGCTGCAATCAGGCAGGGAAGTAATTGTTGTTGATCAAAATGGGTTGTGGCGAACTTCAATTGTCGGCCGCGTGAAAATTGAATCAAGGCCTCTCATCCTTGTAGAAGCAAAG GAGAACTCTGGAAATGGTACATATAGCATTTTCCTGCAAAATGCAGAGACAGTTGCACTTATCGGTCCTGACAGAG GATCTGGTGGAAGGACTGCTATTCCTGTGACTTCACTGAAAGTTGGTGACGAAGTCTTGGTGAGGAAACAGGGCGGCGCCCGTCACACTGGAATAGAGATTCAGGAGTTTATCGTTGAGAAATGA
- the LOC123449564 gene encoding 3-dehydroquinate synthase homolog isoform X1: MPHPEIPQRNSMAVSCSSSSSSILGSAKSLACFHTSNLAPQRTASARSRLQSIKMRSAPAAPGESKKTVWVWTENRQVMTAAVERGWNTFLFGSKDVGKDWSSTARIHPLFIDGLEIFDEGNQKVATISEISSPSELQLIQPDNVEVQNTVIHFRGDWQVIPAENIVAAFQGCAGTVLAVSTNSTEAQVFLEALEQGLNGVVLKVEDMDDIIKLKDYFDRRNEAKSQLQLTKATVSKVEVVGMGDRVCVDLCSIMRPGEGLLVGSYARGMFLVHSECLETNYIASRPFRVNAGPVHAYVTVPGDKTSYLSELQSGREVIVVDQNGLWRTSIVGRVKIESRPLILVEAKENSGNGTYSIFLQNAETVALIGPDRGSGGRTAIPVTSLKVGDEVLVRKQGGARHTGIEIQEFIVEK; this comes from the exons ATGCCCCACCCGGAAATCCCCCAAAGAAATTCGATGGCCGtctcctgctcgtcctcctcttcctccatcCTGGGCTCCGCCAAATCCCTAGCTTGCTTCCACACCTCCAACCTCGCCCCCCAAAGAACAG CATCAGCCCGCTCGCGCCTACAGTCAATCAAGATGCGCTCTGCTCCGGCTGCGCCAGGGGAGTCAAAGAAGACCGTGTGGGTATGGacagagaaccggcaggtgatgaCGGCAGCCGTAGAGAGGGGCTGGAACACTTTCCTCTTTGGATCCAAAGATGTCGGCAAGGACTGGTCAT CAACTGCTCGCATCCATCCTCTCTTTATTGATGGCTTGGAGATTTTTGATGAGGGGAATCAAAAGGTTGCCACAATTTCTGAAATCTCTTCCCCAAGTGAGCTGCAACTAATACAACCAGACAATGTGGAAGTACAGAACACCGTGATTCACTTCCGAGGTGATTGGCAG GTTATACCAGCAGAAAATATAGTTGCTGCCTTCCAGGGATGTGCGGGAACTGTATTAGCAGTTTCGACAAACTCAACTGAGGCTCAAGTTTTTCTTGAG GCCTTGGAGCAAGGGCTTAATGGAGTTGTACTTAAAGTAGAGGACATGGACGATATTATTAAACTCAAG GATTATTTTGACAGAAGGAACGAGGCAAAGAGCCAGTTACAGTTGACAAAGGCTACTGTATCGAAGGTTGAGGTTGTTGGTATGGGCGATCGTGTTTGTGTGGATCTCTGTAGCATCATGCGACCCGGTGAAGGCCTTCTG GTTGGCTCCTATGCAAGGGGAATGTTCCTTGTTCACTCTGAATGCTTGGAGACAAACTACATTGCTAGCAGACCTTTCAGGGTCAATGCG GGGCCCGTGCATGCATATGTTACAGTCCCTGGGGACAAGACTAGCTACCTCTCAGAGCTGCAATCAGGCAGGGAAGTAATTGTTGTTGATCAAAATGGGTTGTGGCGAACTTCAATTGTCGGCCGCGTGAAAATTGAATCAAGGCCTCTCATCCTTGTAGAAGCAAAG GAGAACTCTGGAAATGGTACATATAGCATTTTCCTGCAAAATGCAGAGACAGTTGCACTTATCGGTCCTGACAGAG GATCTGGTGGAAGGACTGCTATTCCTGTGACTTCACTGAAAGTTGGTGACGAAGTCTTGGTGAGGAAACAGGGCGGCGCCCGTCACACTGGAATAGAGATTCAGGAGTTTATCGTTGAGAAATGA